In Nisaea acidiphila, the DNA window TCATGAGGTCCTATCCGTTCTTATTTGTTTTTCGGTGCGGGCTTTCGCCCCTGACCTTACGGCAAATGGGGGATGCTCGCCTATCAACAAGATGGTCGGGGCGGGGGGAGCCGGAAAGAGACCATTTCCCGTTCAACGGGTACCGCCGCCTGCATCAGGTTTCGCCGGGAAGAGTGCGCCAGGCCGCATCGGTGCAGACGCGCTCTGCCCATTCGGCGCCCACGGGGGTTGGGGCTGCATCGCTTGCCAGCACCGGCAGGAGATGCAGGAGGAGAGCATAAGCGGCGCGCCAGGTCTGGAAGCGGAGGGTGTCGTCCGTCGTTCCAGCGGGCACCGGAAATCGGTTGACGCCGATGATCTGTCCCGAGTCGACAGGCAGTGTCATGGCATGTGCGGTGACGCCATAGGATCGCGCGCGCTCGCGGTGCGCGAATTCGATGGCGCGCAATCCTGGATACTCCGGAGGCCCCGGATGGAAATTCACCGGAGCGAGGCGCGTGGCTTTGAGGTAGCCGATAGGAACGATAACGTCGGTAACGAAACCGATGAGACGGCCGGGAAATGGAGAGCCCTCGTCAAACGTGGCGTAGAGTCTGTCCAGTGCTTCCTTGCCCGGGACGGCTATCACTTCGTTGGGAAGTCCTCGCGCCGATATCATCGTGGATATGGCGGCGCAGGAGGTAACGTTCGAAAGAATTGCGAGTGATGGGGGAGGCATGCCTTCGGAAATTCCTCTATCGACTGTCATTGGTCCGTCCTCGCAGGAAGGCTGGGCCACTATTGCCCGACAGAGTGGTGCCGTTTAGCTTCAGGCCACGTATACGTTTTACCGGGCCGGAGTTGAAATGTCCTTCGATCAGTCGCTCGTGGCGACATTCTATGAGAAACATCCTTATCCTTACCGCCCGTCAGGCAACTCAGGTGACGAGACGCTTATCGGTATTCCAAGCGATCTCAGATTTATCAATCACTACGTTTTTGGCGGGCGCCGCGATTTTAAGAAGAAGTTGCGTCTTCTGGTCGCGGGAGGCGGAACCGGCGATGCGTTGGTTGGTCTTGGCAGGCAAGTTTCCCGGCTCGGCTGCCCTGCGGAACTGGTCTACGTCGATCTATCGTCCCGCTCCCGCCAGATTGCCGAGGAGCGCTGCCGAAAGCTTGGACTGGAAGGAATCCGATTTCACACAGGCCGAATTCAGGACATTGCCGAGGCGGAGCCGGAGCCGTTCGATTATATCGACTTTTGCGGTGTGATTAATCATGTCGGAGAGCAGCAGGAAGTCGTTGATCTTCTTGCTACGCTGCTGGCCGAGGACGGCGGCATGGGCGTAATGGCCTACGGACAGCTCGGCAGGACGGGAGTTTATCATGTCCAGGACATGCTGCGAATGTCCGGAGCCGGGCATGAAGATGTGAAAATGGCGCGTGCTCTTCTCGGTGCTCTGCCGGAGACGAACTGGCACCGGCGCAACGCCATTTTTGCCCACACCGAGAACGAGCCGGATGTGGAAATTGCGGACCGTTACCTCAACCCGGCCGATCGCGCCTTCTCGGTCTCCGAACTACGCGACATCATGAATGCTGCCGGTCTGGAGATCGCTGCCTTCGTGCCGCCGCTTCTCTACGACGCAGCAACGGAAATTGCGGATCGGGAGCTGCGCGAACGGATCGCCAAGCTTGCCTGGATAGACCGCTGTATATTCGCCGAGCTGTTTCACGGCGATATCGCGATGCATAATTTTTATGTCGTGAAAGCGGGACGGCGTCCTGACGCGGACCGGCTGCTTGGAGAAAAATCGGCGATCCCGATAATGACCAGCATTCCAACTGGGCAGGCGCCGACCGTTGCCAACGGGCGGTATGGCTTCAGTATGAAATTCGGCCCGCAAATCCGTCAGCTTGCGTTGCCGGGTACCGAGCACACAGCGGCGATCATTCGAGCGATCGACGGCACGAAGACTCTGCAACAGATTCATCGGACCTTGCCCGGCAATCTCAGCTGGCGGCAGTTTCAGCGAGAGTTTGCGCTTGTCTATCGCGGCTTGAATGGCGCGGGCGAGATGGTTCTTTCCATGTCGCCGATCCCCCGTTGATGAGGGTTTTTATCTGTGGGCGTGCAAGCTTGGTCGCGCACGGGAAGTTTGTGTCATGGCGCTTTCCGCCGGCGTGATCCGCGTGTCGCGTGGATCCGCCAATTGCCATGTTCGGCATGCGCCGCCATCTGCGGACGAGGTGTTCAGATTGGGGCTGGCAGGGGGTCACCTTCTCGCGACGACGTGCAGCATGTCGAGGCTGGTCAGGAAGCGGTAAACGCGTTCGAATGCCTGTTCGAACTCTGACGGACCGATGTCGGCCCGTAATCTGCCGACTTGGACCGGTTCGCGCAGTTTCCCGATCAATTCGGCCTCAGCCGCGGTGAATTTCACCCCGACGGTCCGTTCTCTCCCATCCATGCGCGTCTTCACGCTGATCGTGATCTTGCCGTCGTTCGCCGTCTGCATTTCGTCCGGTAAGATGATTGTTCCGCTGCTGAAGAGCTCGGAATTGGGATCCTGCAGCGCTGTTTCCAGTGCGTTTCGCGGTGCCGACCGACGGGCGAACAGGAAATGTTTGTTTAAGTCGCCAATCAGCAGCTCCGCAACCCGTCTCCGGTCGCTGGATGAGAGGCCTGCTGCCGCGTCCGCTGCCGGTCCGCTCTTCAGGATGGCGACCGGGTCATAGAGTATGGGAGGCGTGAAACCAATCCATTCCAGCCCGGCGGTGGCGAAAATGTCCTCAAGTTCGCCGGTGCTGAAAGCACGGTCACGTGGATTGAGCAGAGCGTCGGCGAATTCTACGTCGTCGGCCGCCACCAAATGCGGATAGAGAGGGCTTTTTCGCAGCCAGTTGTTTGTAGGCAGAGTTTTGAGAACGGCACGTGCAATTCCGATGTCTGGGTGCGGGCCCAGGAGGCGGAAGATCAGCTCTTGGAAATCGTAGATGCCGGTACGCCCTGTACGTCCGTAAGCCATACAGGAAATGCTGCCGTCGGAGGTCAATACGCCGGCCAGCGCATTCACCGCGTGTTGCGCGTCTGCGACGTGATTGATGACACCCGTAAAATCTATAAAGTCGAAAAAACCATCTGTGTCCGGACTCAGAGCATTGATGTCGCCGGTTCGGAATTCGATCTCTCTGATCCCGGCCGCTTCGGAGCGTGCTTCGGCGTATTTTCTCGATTCAGGCGAAATATCGAGATAAGTGAAGCGGGCATCCACGCCGAGTTCTTCGAAACCCTTGGCCAATAGACACAGGCCCATTCCCGAACCTCCGCCAGCGATAAGGACGCGTACCGGATCGTTCTTCGGCACGACTCCGCCAAATCCATGGTGGATTGCCGCTGTGGCTTTGGGCCGTGCAGCGACGCCGGCCAATGGCAGGTCGCCGTCAAATCGGGGATAGGGACGATTGTCGTAGAATTCCTGAATCGCGTCTCTCAAGGCCCTGTATCCAACACTGGCACTGCTTCGTGCGTTCTTTTTGAGCCGAACTTAACCACATCGCAAGTGAACGGCGGATTTGCTTTGGACGAGTGCGGAGACGGTCACCGCCGTCCGTGGGCGAGCAGCCTGGATTGCGGCAGGGCACGGAGCTTCGCCATCGCAAGCACACCGAGAAAAGGGCCTGCGGCAAGCGGGACGAAGGCGCCTTCCCAGCCGAAGAGATCGACGAACCAGGGAACCGCATGAATGGTTCCGACGGTCAGGGTGAAGCCGATGCAGGTCTGC includes these proteins:
- a CDS encoding class I SAM-dependent methyltransferase, translated to MRDAIQEFYDNRPYPRFDGDLPLAGVAARPKATAAIHHGFGGVVPKNDPVRVLIAGGGSGMGLCLLAKGFEELGVDARFTYLDISPESRKYAEARSEAAGIREIEFRTGDINALSPDTDGFFDFIDFTGVINHVADAQHAVNALAGVLTSDGSISCMAYGRTGRTGIYDFQELIFRLLGPHPDIGIARAVLKTLPTNNWLRKSPLYPHLVAADDVEFADALLNPRDRAFSTGELEDIFATAGLEWIGFTPPILYDPVAILKSGPAADAAAGLSSSDRRRVAELLIGDLNKHFLFARRSAPRNALETALQDPNSELFSSGTIILPDEMQTANDGKITISVKTRMDGRERTVGVKFTAAEAELIGKLREPVQVGRLRADIGPSEFEQAFERVYRFLTSLDMLHVVARR
- a CDS encoding formyltransferase family protein, whose product is MIAVPGKEALDRLYATFDEGSPFPGRLIGFVTDVIVPIGYLKATRLAPVNFHPGPPEYPGLRAIEFAHRERARSYGVTAHAMTLPVDSGQIIGVNRFPVPAGTTDDTLRFQTWRAAYALLLHLLPVLASDAAPTPVGAEWAERVCTDAAWRTLPGET
- a CDS encoding class I SAM-dependent methyltransferase, translated to MSFDQSLVATFYEKHPYPYRPSGNSGDETLIGIPSDLRFINHYVFGGRRDFKKKLRLLVAGGGTGDALVGLGRQVSRLGCPAELVYVDLSSRSRQIAEERCRKLGLEGIRFHTGRIQDIAEAEPEPFDYIDFCGVINHVGEQQEVVDLLATLLAEDGGMGVMAYGQLGRTGVYHVQDMLRMSGAGHEDVKMARALLGALPETNWHRRNAIFAHTENEPDVEIADRYLNPADRAFSVSELRDIMNAAGLEIAAFVPPLLYDAATEIADRELRERIAKLAWIDRCIFAELFHGDIAMHNFYVVKAGRRPDADRLLGEKSAIPIMTSIPTGQAPTVANGRYGFSMKFGPQIRQLALPGTEHTAAIIRAIDGTKTLQQIHRTLPGNLSWRQFQREFALVYRGLNGAGEMVLSMSPIPR